The genomic region TTCGCCGACGACATCGCCGGCCGCGCGAACGCCGCGTAAAAAAGAAGGGCCTCACGCGGAGACGCGGAGAACGCGGAGAACTCACCCCGGCACCTGAGTTCTCCGTGTCCTCCGCGTCTCCGCGTGAGATTCTTCTGTTCACAGTTGACGCGGGAGCTCCGGCCGATCTTATTCGGAGAGCCATCGATCGGGAGAGAAGAGGATGGAGATTGCGACCAGCACCGTTCACGACGACGGTGATTCGATCTCGACGTCCATTCCGCTGGTTGCCGTTCGTCACTTGGGGATAAAAGCGGGTGACGTGCTGCAGTGGATTGCGGACGAACGCGGAGGGTACCGTGTGATCGTCATCGATCCGCGGCGCGCTGCCGTGCTGAACGCGCACGGCGAGATCATCGAGGAGTACGTCGACGTCTTCCGAGACCTTGCGACGTAGGTACGATCTCTAGCCAAGCAGAAGGGGCAGGCACGATTCGCGTGCCTGCCCCTTGCTTTCGCCTGATCGTCCGACGCGTCTACGGCAGCAGCCCGTCGCGGGGGCCGAGGAAGCCGAGCACGAGGATGGTGGCCACGGCGGCCCAGATGCAGGCGTAGAGCACGGCCACGATCTTCCGCTTCTCCAGGATCTCGGGGAAGAGGATCGGCTTGCCGGCGAACTTGCCGCGCGGCTTGTTGGGGAAGAAGAAGGTCTTGTACGTCTCGATCGTGGCCACGGTGAAGCCGATCCCCGCCAGCCCGATGAACACCCAGTTGTGGGTGAAGAAGCTCATCACCGTGCTCCAGGTGGTGGCGATGGCCGGGCTGCGGAAGAACTTGAAGGTCTCGAACCCCTCCACCGGCGCGTCCTTCCACGCCCCGCCGAACGCGCTGAACCACCCGCCCGCGCTGGCCAGCAGCAGCACCGCCCACTTCGGCGCGCCGGGATACGCCGCCTGCAGCCGCGTCACCCCCCAGACCGTCAGCACGATCACCGCGACCACGGCGGCCAGGATGGCCCAGCGCACGCCGCGGCTCTTGATCGGCTTGCCGAACACGCCGAACTGCATGGGGATGAAGTACTTGCTCTGGTCTTCCTCCCGGATGAAGGTCTTCCAGAGCTCCACCACCAGCCGCTCGCCCGCGTACACCATCCCGAAGAACACGGCGGCGTGCGCCCAGCTGTCGGGCCCGAAGCCGGTGAAGTACTCGATCGCCAGGGCGACGAGGGTCGCCACGACGATGCTGCGGAAGTACTTGGGGAAGGTGAAGCCCTCGTGCGGGGCGTCCTTGTACATCCCCCAGCTGGAGGTGTGGGCGCCCGCGAGGAGCCCGATCAGGATGGTCATGGCACGTGCTATGGGTTGAGGCCGGGCACGGAGAGGTCCCGGCCGAGTGAGGCGTACGCGGCCTCGGTCAGCACCAGGTCGCGCTTTGCTTTGTCGAAGTCGAACCGCGGCTCGCGGTTCTCGATCAGCGCGGGAACGAAGTCCTTCCACATCCCCGCGTAGCCGGCCACGTCGGCCAGCTTGCTGCGCAGCGAGCGCTTCCGCCCGCGCACCATCAGGAAGATCCCGTTGCTCTCGAAGCTTGCCACGCCCTCCGTGCCGTACACGGCGGAGAGGTGGACGCCCTTCAGCAGCACCGGCATCTCCCAGCTGTAGTAGAGCGTGCCCACCGCGCCGTTGGCGTAGGTGAAGCCCACCACCATCGAGCGGTCGGGCGACCCGTCGTCGCCGCCGGGGCGGAAGGCCTGCACGCCGGTGACCTCCATCCCCAGGTTGGCGAAGAAGTCGACCCAGTGGATGCCGCCCTCGTACAGCGCGCCGCCCCCGCTCAGCGCCGGGTCGCCGCGCCAGTCCTTCACGCGCTGCTCCTTGAGCGCGTTGACGGTGACGATGCGCGGCTCGCCCAGCGCGCCCGAGGCGATGGTCTCGCGCAGCGCCTCGGCCAGCGGCTTGTAGAAGTAGTTCTCGGCGATCATCACCCGCCGCCCCACCCGCTCCTTCTCCTTGCGGACGATCTCGAAGTCCGAGGCGCGCTCGAAGGGCGGCTTCTCCACCACCACGTGCTTCCCCTGCGCCAGCGCGGCGAGGGTCAGGTGGAGGTGCGAGCTCGGCGGGGTGAGCACCAGGGCCACGTCCACGCGCGCGTCCTGCAACGCCGCTCCGTAGCCGCCGTACGCGTTCCCCGCGTCGGCCCAGAACGCGCCGGCGCCGCCGTACTTCCTCGCGAACGCCTCCGCCTTCGCGCGCTCGCGGCTGGCGAAGTACATCCGCACGTTGGGGAACGACCTCAGCCGCTTCGCGTGGATCGTGGCCGCGTAGCCGCAGCCGAGGAAGGCGATCCCCAGCGTCTTCCCGTCTCCCATCACCCCTTCCCTCCGGCCGCGGCGGTGGCGATCTCGGCGTCCGCCGCCGCGCCGCGCGCGATCAGCCGCCCCACGCGCAGCGCGTTGGCGGCGATGGTCAGGCTCGGGTTCACCCCCGCGGAGGTGGGGAAGACGCTGCCGTCGGTCACGTACAGCCCGTCGACCCCGCGGAAGCGGCACTCCGCGTCCAGCGGCGCCGCCTCCGGGTCGTCGCCCATGCGCACGGTGCCGACCGCGTGCGAGAAGGTGCTCACGTCCCAGTTCACGCAGAAGAGCGCGCCCGCGCGGCGGAGGATGCGCTTCGCCTGGCGGATCATGAAGCGGCGCGCGGCCAGGTCGCGCGGCGTGTACTCGTGCTCCACGACGAGCTTCGGCAGCCCGTACGCGTCCGTGCGGGAGATGTCGATGCGCACGCGGTTCTCCGCGCGCGGCTGGTCCTCGGCGATGGAGAGGATCCCCGTGAGCAGGCTGGCGGGGAGCTCGGCCACGCGCGCCAGCCACTTCAGCCCCTTCGGCAGCACGTGGCCGACGAGCTGCGCCTGCGGCCCCATGATCTGCTGCATGTTCCCCAGCGGCCCCGCCGGCGCGCCCCGCTCTCGCGAGCCGAAGTAGAAGTCGTGCACCGCCATCTGCTTGTGGTGCTCGTTGGCCGGGTTGGGGCGGAAGGGGAAGATGCCGAACGTCATCGCGTTGCAGTGCCGCATCAGGTACCGCCCGACGGCGTCGCCCGCGGGGTTCGTCTTCTCCAGCCCCGAGGCGAGGAGGAGGTGCGGCGTCGCCAGCGCGCCGGCGGCGAGGACGACGGTCGATGCGCGGAACGTCATCCGCCCGCCCGTCTCCTTGTCCACGCACTCCACGCCCGCCGCGCGCCCGTCCTCGGCCAGCACGCGGGTGACGACGGTGCCCGGGCGGATCTCCATCCCCCCCGCGAGCAGGCGGGGGATGACGCGCACGGCCAGGTCGTTCTTGGCGGAGATGGCGCAGGCGAAGGTATCGCACGTGGTGCACGCCGCGCACACCGCGCCCTCGGCCGCCGCGTGGTTCAGCGCCAGGGGGATGCGGAACGGGTGCAGCCCCAGCGAGCGCATCGCCTCGGCCATCCGCTTCGACGCGGCGCTGAGTCTCGACGGAGATTGGGGATACGGCGCGCTCCGCGGCGGCTCGGTCGGGTCCGCGCCCGCCTCGCCCGCCACGCCGAGCAGCCTCTCCGCGCGCGAGTAGAAGGGTTCCAGCGCGCCGTAATCAATCGGCCAGGCGGCGCCGGTGCCGCCGGTGATCTCGGGCGCGGCGTCGAAGTCGCGCTCGCGGAAGCGGAAGCTGGCGCCGCCGTAGAAGACGGACGGGCCGCCGACGCAGGTGCAGAGGTTCTGCGACGAGAGCTTCGCCTGGTGATGCAGGTCGAAGGCGGTGTCGGCGGCGTAGAACGGCGTGCGCACGAAGGCGCCCTCGGCGCCCCAGTTGTGCGGGCCGCGCTGCACCCAGCCGCCGCGCTCCAGCATCAGCACGCGCCACCCGGCCTCGACCAGCTCCAGCGCGGCCATGCATCCGCCGAAGCCGCTGCCTACGACGACGGCGTCGAACTCCTCCGCCGTGCGGGAAACCACCATGAGATCAGGTCGGGAGAGCGGAACGAGAGCCTGCGGCCAAACGGGAGCGGCGCCCCCGCGGAGCGCCGCCGACAGCACGAACGGCCGACAATCTAACCACTTGCGCCGCCGGGGAAAACCACCGGGTGTCATCGCCGGGAGGAAGGGGCGAATGAATTCGCAGCGGCAACCACACGAAGTCCGCCTTCGCGGACTACCGGCTTCGGGTCGGCCGATGCTTCTTCGCGCGCGACGGGCTTTCGCCGGCCGCGGCGTCACCGGCACTCGGTGATCGACCCGTCGTAGATCACGTAGCCGCTGCCGTCCGGCGTGCGCAGCTCGTAGTACTGGTGATCCTTCCCGTACTCCGTCGCCCGGTACTCGTAGCGCCCCGGCGGCAGCGTGGCGATGACGGGGTTCGGCGCCGTGCTCGTAACCGGATGAGACTCGGCCAGGAGCGGCGTCGGCCGGGTCAGCTCGATGCACCCCGGCTCGCCGCACGCCGCCGCCGCGATGGAGATCGCCGCCGCGGCGATGGCGGACGCGAGCCGGGGCGTTCTCAATGCGGCATCGGGAGGAAAAAGAAGGCGATGCCCAGGATGGCGTAGACGGCCAGGAGCTGCACCCCTTCCATCCAGTGGCTCTCCCCGTCCGCCGCCACGTAGCCCATGATCAGCACCGACACGGCGATGGCCACCACCTCCAGCCGCGTGAAGATCAGGTCCATCGGGCGCGGGGCGATGGCGTAGCTCAGCAGCACCAGCACCGGGGCGACGAAGAGCGCCACCTGGATCGACGAGCCCACGGCGATGTTGATCGCCACGTCCATCTTGTTCTTCCACGCCATGATCACCGCCGTGGAGTGCTCGGCCGCGTTGCCGATGATGGCGACCACGATCACGCCCACGAACACCTCGCTCCATCCCAGCGACTTGGCCGTCGCCTCCGCGGCGCCCACCAGGAACTCGGCCATGAACGCGATCCCCGCGGTGGCCGCCAGCAGCATCATCACGGGGCGCCAGAGCGGCGGCGGGGCGTGGTCCCCGGGCTCGTCGTCCTCCTTGTCGATGTCGCCCACGTACAGGTGGCGGTGCGTCTTGAGGGTGAAGACCAGGGAGAGCGCGTAGGTCACGATCAGGACGATGGCGATCTCCAGGCTCAGGTTGCGCTCGGCCGTCACCGCGCTGTTGCCGACGATGGCGTGGAAGGCGGCGGGGATCAGCAGCCCCACGGCGGAGAGCACCAGCAGCGTGGTTCCCGCGGCGGCGGCGGTGGCGTTGAAGCTCTGCGTCTGGTAGCGGATCCCGCCCGCCAGCGTGCTCAGGCCGAAGACCAGCAGGATGTTGCCGATGATGGAGCCGGTGATCGAAGCCTTCACCAGGTCGAAGTACCCGGCCCGCAGCGCGATGATGGCGATGATGAGCTCGGCCGCGTTGCCGAAGGTGGCGTTCAGCAGCCCGCCCACGCCCTCGCCCATCTGCTCGGCCAGCTGCTCGGTGGCATGGCCCATGAGCCCGGCCAGCGGGATCACCGCCAGGCACGAGAGGATGAACACCACCACGGGGCGCGCGTGCAGCGCGTACTCCGCCGCGAAGGCAATCGGCACGAACACGAGCAGCGCGTTCAGCCAGTTGCCGCCCAGAAGGCGCTTGATCACTTCGGATTCCTCAGGGTTCAGGGGGGTGGGCCCCCGGACGTGTGGGAAAGGCCAGCAGATTACCCGACTGTCGATGCAGCCGCCAGTGCTGCGGCCGGTGACTCGGGGTCTCACCAGCGGGGAAATGTCACACGGAGGAAACGGAGGAAGCGGAGGGGTGCCGGTGCGGCACCGTAATTCCTCCGTTTCCTCCGTTCCCTCCGTGTGATCCCCCTCC from Longimicrobium sp. harbors:
- a CDS encoding Gfo/Idh/MocA family oxidoreductase gives rise to the protein MGDGKTLGIAFLGCGYAATIHAKRLRSFPNVRMYFASRERAKAEAFARKYGGAGAFWADAGNAYGGYGAALQDARVDVALVLTPPSSHLHLTLAALAQGKHVVVEKPPFERASDFEIVRKEKERVGRRVMIAENYFYKPLAEALRETIASGALGEPRIVTVNALKEQRVKDWRGDPALSGGGALYEGGIHWVDFFANLGMEVTGVQAFRPGGDDGSPDRSMVVGFTYANGAVGTLYYSWEMPVLLKGVHLSAVYGTEGVASFESNGIFLMVRGRKRSLRSKLADVAGYAGMWKDFVPALIENREPRFDFDKAKRDLVLTEAAYASLGRDLSVPGLNP
- a CDS encoding GMC family oxidoreductase, translating into MVVSRTAEEFDAVVVGSGFGGCMAALELVEAGWRVLMLERGGWVQRGPHNWGAEGAFVRTPFYAADTAFDLHHQAKLSSQNLCTCVGGPSVFYGGASFRFRERDFDAAPEITGGTGAAWPIDYGALEPFYSRAERLLGVAGEAGADPTEPPRSAPYPQSPSRLSAASKRMAEAMRSLGLHPFRIPLALNHAAAEGAVCAACTTCDTFACAISAKNDLAVRVIPRLLAGGMEIRPGTVVTRVLAEDGRAAGVECVDKETGGRMTFRASTVVLAAGALATPHLLLASGLEKTNPAGDAVGRYLMRHCNAMTFGIFPFRPNPANEHHKQMAVHDFYFGSRERGAPAGPLGNMQQIMGPQAQLVGHVLPKGLKWLARVAELPASLLTGILSIAEDQPRAENRVRIDISRTDAYGLPKLVVEHEYTPRDLAARRFMIRQAKRILRRAGALFCVNWDVSTFSHAVGTVRMGDDPEAAPLDAECRFRGVDGLYVTDGSVFPTSAGVNPSLTIAANALRVGRLIARGAAADAEIATAAAGGKG
- the cax gene encoding calcium/proton exchanger, whose protein sequence is MIKRLLGGNWLNALLVFVPIAFAAEYALHARPVVVFILSCLAVIPLAGLMGHATEQLAEQMGEGVGGLLNATFGNAAELIIAIIALRAGYFDLVKASITGSIIGNILLVFGLSTLAGGIRYQTQSFNATAAAAGTTLLVLSAVGLLIPAAFHAIVGNSAVTAERNLSLEIAIVLIVTYALSLVFTLKTHRHLYVGDIDKEDDEPGDHAPPPLWRPVMMLLAATAGIAFMAEFLVGAAEATAKSLGWSEVFVGVIVVAIIGNAAEHSTAVIMAWKNKMDVAINIAVGSSIQVALFVAPVLVLLSYAIAPRPMDLIFTRLEVVAIAVSVLIMGYVAADGESHWMEGVQLLAVYAILGIAFFFLPMPH